Proteins encoded in a region of the Streptomyces sp. NBC_00310 genome:
- a CDS encoding serine/threonine-protein kinase, with protein MSEEPGSERVIAGRYRLLTPLGEGGMGTVWRARDEVLHREVAVKEVRAPGGIPVSDVERMYARLEREAWAAARVANRNVVTVYDVAMEDGRPWIVMELVRGLSLADLLDAEGPLSPQRAAHIGAEVLSALRAAHEAGVLHRDVKPANVLMSNEGRVVLTDFGIATVEGSSALTMTGEVIGSPEFLAPERALGRAFGPESDLWSLGVLLYAAVEGNSPFRQNTPLSTLRAVVDEELPPPHRAGPLAPVIEGLLRKDPAERISAEQAEQDLRIIGAGGTPHSDTVATTPYSPTAVTLPSPGVNTGPGTNRFGPPTPPHPVPAAAPHPAAVATREPDRNRRALVFLIAGIAAIAFAIAGLTYALINRDGGGNDGNPTNGAGTVGGASEGTGDGGTGEEPGGGDDTGDGGDTPSETPDDEESTTEPPAQSVEVTVEGVHTDYSGTCPPPDAEVPTFTATFTVGSVPVDVDYRWVAKNGEVEDPGWKTLSFSSGGERTKRDQVVVSTNGSYADEIGVEVRGPVSTKSNSVAFSVTCETEAPTTGGTSPSDDAENPGEYSGAGSGSGSDYEAGAVNGAVRPRS; from the coding sequence GTGTCCGAAGAACCGGGCAGTGAACGGGTGATCGCGGGCCGCTACCGGCTGCTGACCCCGCTGGGCGAGGGCGGCATGGGAACCGTGTGGCGCGCCCGCGACGAGGTGCTGCACCGCGAGGTCGCCGTCAAGGAGGTGCGGGCGCCGGGCGGGATCCCGGTGTCCGACGTCGAGCGGATGTACGCCCGCCTGGAACGGGAGGCGTGGGCCGCCGCCCGGGTCGCCAACCGCAACGTCGTCACGGTGTACGACGTGGCCATGGAGGACGGCCGCCCGTGGATCGTGATGGAGCTGGTGCGCGGTCTGTCGCTCGCCGACCTCCTGGACGCCGAGGGCCCCCTCTCCCCGCAGCGCGCCGCCCACATCGGCGCCGAGGTGCTGTCCGCGCTGCGCGCCGCGCACGAGGCCGGGGTGCTGCACCGGGACGTGAAACCGGCCAACGTGCTCATGTCCAACGAAGGCCGCGTCGTCCTCACCGACTTCGGCATCGCCACGGTCGAGGGCAGCTCCGCGCTGACCATGACCGGCGAGGTCATCGGCTCCCCCGAGTTCCTCGCCCCCGAGCGCGCGCTCGGCCGTGCCTTCGGCCCCGAGTCCGACCTGTGGTCGCTCGGTGTGCTGCTGTACGCGGCGGTCGAGGGCAACTCGCCGTTCCGCCAGAACACCCCGCTGAGCACCCTGCGCGCGGTCGTCGACGAGGAGCTCCCACCGCCGCACCGGGCCGGTCCGCTGGCTCCGGTGATCGAGGGGCTGCTGCGCAAGGATCCGGCCGAGCGGATCTCCGCCGAGCAGGCCGAGCAGGACCTGCGCATCATCGGCGCGGGCGGCACTCCGCACTCCGACACGGTCGCGACGACCCCCTACAGCCCGACGGCGGTCACCCTCCCGAGCCCGGGCGTGAACACGGGGCCGGGCACGAACCGGTTCGGGCCGCCGACGCCGCCGCATCCGGTCCCGGCCGCCGCGCCCCACCCTGCCGCGGTGGCGACCCGCGAGCCGGACCGCAACCGCCGGGCCCTCGTCTTCCTGATCGCCGGTATCGCGGCGATCGCCTTCGCCATCGCCGGCCTCACGTACGCCCTGATCAACCGCGACGGCGGCGGGAACGACGGCAACCCCACCAACGGGGCGGGCACGGTGGGCGGCGCGAGCGAGGGGACGGGCGACGGGGGTACGGGCGAGGAGCCCGGTGGCGGCGACGACACGGGCGACGGCGGCGACACGCCGTCGGAGACACCCGACGACGAGGAGTCGACCACCGAACCGCCCGCGCAGTCCGTCGAGGTGACGGTCGAGGGCGTGCACACCGACTACTCCGGGACCTGTCCGCCGCCGGACGCCGAGGTGCCCACCTTCACCGCGACGTTCACCGTGGGCAGCGTCCCCGTGGACGTCGACTACCGGTGGGTGGCGAAGAACGGCGAGGTCGAGGATCCCGGCTGGAAGACGCTGTCGTTCTCGTCCGGCGGTGAGAGGACGAAGCGGGACCAGGTCGTCGTCTCGACGAACGGCAGCTACGCGGACGAGATCGGCGTCGAGGTCCGCGGCCCGGTGAGCACGAAGTCCAACTCCGTCGCGTTCTCGGTGACGTGCGAGACGGAGGCCCCGACCACGGGCGGGACCTCCCCCTCCGACGACGCGGAGAACCCCGGCGAGTACAGCGGCGCCGGCTCCGGCTCCGGCTCCGACTACGAGGCCGGAGCCGTGAACGGAGCCGTCAGGCCGCGTTCCTGA
- a CDS encoding SGNH/GDSL hydrolase family protein, translating into MRRSRLAAYMTSLLLAVGATLTGAATAQASGQAVATGYVALGDSYSSGVGAGSYLSSSGDCKRSTRAYPYLWATANAPSSFDFTACSGARTGDVLASQMGPLGAGTGLVSVSVGGNDAGFADVMTTCVLQSDSACVSRINTAKAYVDSTLPGQLDKVYSAISAKAPAAHVVVLGYPRFYQLGGTCPGLSQAKRSAINNAADYLNTAIAKRVADHGFTFGDVRSAFTGHELCSGSAWLHSLNLLNVGESYHPRAAGQSGGYLPVFRNAA; encoded by the coding sequence ATGAGACGTTCCCGACTTGCGGCATACATGACCTCGCTCCTCCTCGCCGTCGGCGCCACCCTCACCGGGGCCGCGACGGCGCAGGCGTCCGGGCAGGCCGTCGCCACCGGCTATGTGGCGCTCGGCGACTCCTACTCCTCGGGTGTCGGCGCGGGGAGCTACCTCTCCTCCAGCGGCGACTGCAAGCGCAGCACGAGGGCGTACCCGTACCTCTGGGCGACCGCCAACGCACCCTCGTCCTTCGACTTCACGGCCTGCTCGGGCGCCCGAACGGGTGATGTTCTGGCGAGTCAGATGGGGCCGCTCGGCGCGGGCACGGGGCTGGTCTCGGTCAGCGTCGGCGGCAACGACGCCGGCTTCGCCGACGTGATGACCACCTGCGTCCTCCAGTCCGACAGCGCCTGTGTCTCGCGCATCAACACGGCGAAGGCGTACGTCGACTCGACGCTCCCCGGCCAACTGGACAAGGTCTACTCGGCGATCAGCGCGAAGGCACCGGCCGCCCATGTGGTGGTGCTCGGCTATCCCCGCTTCTACCAGCTCGGCGGCACCTGCCCGGGCCTCTCCCAGGCCAAGCGGTCCGCCATCAACAACGCGGCCGACTACCTGAACACCGCGATCGCCAAACGCGTCGCCGACCACGGCTTCACGTTCGGCGACGTCCGCTCCGCGTTCACCGGGCACGAACTGTGCTCGGGCAGCGCGTGGCTGCACAGCCTCAACCTGCTGAACGTGGGCGAGTCGTACCACCCGAGGGCCGCGGGGCAGTCGGGCGGCTATCTGCCGGTGTTCAGGAACGCGGCCTGA
- a CDS encoding S8 family peptidase: protein MAHLRIKNIRVAAVTTMATAALLGGLTALPAQAAPAEGKVLAAGSPTAVKGSYIVTLKKGAGLKAASSAGKDLVEEYGGSVKRTFKSALNGYAAELSAAEARRLAADPAIASVEQDQVFTADATQSNAPWGLDRSDQAALPLSGTYTYPDSAGTGVTAYVIDTGVRISHSQFGGRAFNGYDAVSNDNVAQDGNGHGTHVASTIAGSTYGIAKQARIVAVRVLNNAGSGTTAGVVAGIDWVTANHSGPSVANMSLGGGASTAIDTAVRNSISSGVTYAVAAGNSSANASSYSPARVTEAITVGATTNTDARASYSNYGSVLDIFAPGSSITAGWYTSDTATNTISGTSMATPHVAGAAAVYLAGHTSATPAQVASALTAGAVTGRVTSPGTGSPNRLLQIVP from the coding sequence ATGGCACACCTGCGTATCAAGAACATCCGTGTCGCCGCCGTCACCACCATGGCGACCGCCGCCCTGCTCGGCGGCCTGACCGCGCTCCCCGCCCAGGCCGCTCCGGCCGAGGGCAAGGTGCTCGCGGCCGGCTCCCCCACCGCGGTCAAGGGCAGTTACATCGTCACGCTCAAGAAGGGCGCGGGCCTCAAGGCCGCGTCGAGCGCGGGCAAGGACCTGGTCGAGGAGTACGGCGGCTCGGTGAAGCGGACCTTCAAGTCCGCGCTCAACGGCTACGCGGCCGAGCTCTCCGCCGCCGAGGCCAGACGACTGGCCGCCGACCCGGCGATCGCCTCGGTGGAGCAGGACCAGGTCTTCACCGCCGACGCCACGCAGTCCAACGCCCCGTGGGGCCTGGACCGCTCCGACCAGGCGGCGCTGCCGCTCTCCGGCACGTACACCTACCCGGACTCCGCGGGCACCGGCGTGACCGCGTACGTCATCGACACCGGCGTACGCATCTCGCACAGCCAGTTCGGCGGCCGGGCATTCAACGGCTACGACGCCGTCTCCAACGACAACGTGGCGCAGGACGGCAACGGCCACGGCACGCACGTCGCGTCCACCATCGCGGGCTCCACCTACGGCATCGCCAAGCAGGCGAGGATCGTGGCCGTGCGCGTGCTGAACAACGCCGGCTCGGGCACCACCGCCGGTGTCGTGGCGGGCATCGACTGGGTGACCGCGAACCACAGCGGCCCCTCGGTCGCCAACATGTCGCTCGGCGGCGGCGCCTCCACCGCCATCGACACGGCCGTCCGCAACTCGATATCCAGCGGCGTGACCTACGCCGTCGCGGCCGGCAACAGCAGCGCCAACGCCTCCTCGTACTCCCCGGCCCGCGTCACCGAGGCGATCACGGTCGGCGCCACCACCAACACGGACGCCCGGGCGAGCTACTCCAACTACGGCTCGGTCCTGGACATCTTCGCCCCGGGTTCGTCGATCACGGCCGGCTGGTACACCAGCGACACCGCGACCAACACCATCTCGGGCACCTCGATGGCCACCCCGCACGTCGCGGGCGCGGCCGCCGTCTACCTGGCCGGCCACACCTCGGCCACCCCGGCCCAGGTCGCCTCGGCCCTGACCGCCGGCGCCGTCACCGGCAGGGTCACCAGCCCGGGCACCGGTTCCCCGAACCGTCTGCTGCAGATCGTCCCGTAA
- a CDS encoding GNAT family N-acetyltransferase, translating into MDISVYRPGELTAADRAAWTALQSKAHLHGAPELANPFLSPEFALAVGRCRRGVRIAVVREGGEPAAFFPYQRSAVGVGRAVGLGLSDCQGVVHRPGFTWDAEALLRACGLSVWEFDHLAGGQTPFAAHVTGTFPSPVMDLEQGYEAYLGQLRADSPKFVRSTLAKERRLGRAASEVRYVHDERDPRALRTLMAWKSAQYRRTGRSDRFAHPWITRLVHHLFHTRSDSFAGQLSVLYADDKPVAAHFGLRSERVLTCWFPAYDPAFAKFSPGLLLHLHMAEEGAADGIAYLDLGRGQKQYKDSLKTREISVSEGWVTRRHPVALGHRARRAPVRALRNVVLARPELFEPADKMLKRIGRIRSRGQVTDTTTKT; encoded by the coding sequence GTGGACATCAGTGTGTACCGCCCCGGCGAGCTGACCGCCGCCGACCGGGCGGCCTGGACCGCTTTGCAGTCGAAGGCCCATCTCCACGGCGCGCCCGAGCTCGCGAACCCGTTCCTCTCCCCGGAGTTCGCCCTGGCGGTGGGCCGCTGCCGGCGCGGGGTGCGGATCGCGGTCGTCCGGGAGGGCGGCGAACCGGCCGCCTTCTTCCCGTACCAGAGATCCGCCGTCGGAGTGGGCAGAGCCGTCGGTCTCGGCCTCTCCGACTGCCAGGGCGTGGTCCACCGCCCCGGCTTCACCTGGGACGCCGAGGCGCTGCTGCGGGCCTGCGGGCTCTCGGTGTGGGAGTTCGACCATCTGGCCGGGGGCCAGACGCCGTTCGCGGCGCATGTCACCGGCACCTTCCCGTCCCCGGTCATGGACCTGGAACAGGGCTACGAGGCCTATCTCGGCCAACTGCGCGCCGACTCGCCGAAGTTCGTCCGCTCGACGCTCGCCAAGGAACGCAGGCTCGGCCGCGCGGCGAGCGAGGTGCGCTATGTGCACGACGAGCGCGACCCGAGGGCCCTGCGCACACTGATGGCCTGGAAGTCGGCGCAGTACCGCAGGACAGGTCGCAGCGACCGCTTCGCGCACCCGTGGATCACCCGGCTGGTGCACCACCTCTTCCACACCCGCTCCGACTCCTTCGCCGGCCAGCTGTCCGTGCTGTACGCGGACGACAAGCCGGTCGCGGCTCATTTCGGGCTGCGCTCCGAGCGGGTGCTGACATGCTGGTTCCCGGCGTACGACCCGGCGTTCGCGAAGTTCTCGCCGGGTCTGCTCCTGCATCTGCACATGGCCGAGGAGGGCGCGGCCGACGGCATCGCCTACCTGGATCTGGGCCGGGGGCAGAAGCAGTACAAGGATTCCCTGAAGACGCGGGAGATCTCCGTGTCGGAGGGGTGGGTCACCCGACGCCATCCGGTGGCACTGGGACACCGGGCTCGCCGAGCCCCGGTCCGGGCGCTGCGGAACGTGGTGTTGGCACGACCGGAACTGTTCGAACCTGCCGACAAAATGTTGAAACGGATCGGGAGAATCCGGTCGAGAGGTCAGGTAACGGACACAACAACAAAAACGTGA
- a CDS encoding glycosyltransferase family 2 protein yields the protein MSSVLRPAISASESDTTSAGPPALAKYRPISNHLAIAPPVSVVIPAMNEAENLPYVFKTLPGWIHEVVLVDGNSTDDTVEVARELWPDVKVVPQQGKGKGDALIAGFEACTGDIIVMIDADGSADGHEIVSYVSALVSGADFAKGSRFANGGGTDDMTLIRKFGNWALCTTVNRKFGARYTDLCYGYNAFWRHCLDKIDLDCTGFEVETLMNIRVVKAGLKVQEIPSHEYLRIHGASNLRAVRDGLRVLRVILHERSNRRALRRRSHATMLTAGRGESS from the coding sequence ATGAGCTCAGTTCTGCGCCCGGCGATATCCGCATCCGAATCCGATACCACCAGCGCCGGGCCGCCGGCGCTCGCGAAGTACCGGCCGATCTCCAACCACCTGGCCATCGCGCCACCGGTGAGTGTGGTGATACCCGCCATGAACGAGGCGGAGAACCTTCCGTACGTCTTCAAGACACTGCCGGGCTGGATCCACGAAGTGGTCCTGGTCGACGGCAACTCCACCGACGACACCGTCGAGGTGGCCCGCGAACTGTGGCCGGACGTCAAGGTCGTCCCGCAGCAGGGCAAGGGCAAGGGTGACGCCCTGATCGCCGGCTTCGAGGCGTGCACCGGCGACATCATCGTGATGATCGACGCGGACGGCTCGGCCGACGGACACGAGATCGTCTCGTACGTCTCCGCCCTAGTCTCGGGCGCCGACTTCGCCAAGGGCTCCCGCTTCGCCAACGGCGGCGGCACCGACGACATGACCCTGATCCGCAAGTTCGGCAACTGGGCGCTGTGCACCACCGTGAACCGCAAGTTCGGCGCCCGCTACACCGACCTGTGCTACGGCTACAACGCGTTCTGGCGGCACTGCCTGGACAAGATCGACCTCGACTGCACCGGCTTCGAGGTGGAGACCCTGATGAACATCCGGGTCGTCAAGGCGGGCCTGAAGGTGCAGGAGATCCCCAGCCACGAGTATCTGCGCATCCACGGCGCGAGCAATCTGCGGGCCGTGCGCGACGGACTGCGCGTACTGAGGGTGATCCTGCACGAACGCTCCAACCGGCGTGCGCTGCGCCGCCGTTCGCACGCGACGATGCTCACCGCAGGCCGGGGAGAGTCGTCTTGA
- a CDS encoding glycosyltransferase codes for MNEPAVSVVVCVYTEDRWEDILAAVASVRAQSRPALETLLVVDHNQALLERLTREYKEHRESGAVRVLANAGPRGLSAGRNTGIAASHGEIIAFLDDDAVAERDWLRYFVEGYTDPRVMAVGGRTVPAWASGRRPAWFPEEFDWVVGCAYKGLPGGVAEVRNVLGGNASFRRTAFDAAGGFATGIGRDGDKRPLGCEETELCIRLSRARPDAVLLLDDRAVIHHRVPDARMRFGYFRTRTYAEGLSKALVARSVGAGKGLESERRYTTRVLPAGVARGLRDALLGRAGGAGRAGAIVAGVAAAAGGYVVGSVRARRGDVTFSVGEIPGGAAGKGGEGGSS; via the coding sequence TTGAACGAGCCGGCCGTCTCGGTCGTCGTCTGTGTGTACACCGAGGACCGCTGGGAGGACATCCTCGCGGCGGTCGCCTCGGTGCGCGCCCAGTCCCGGCCGGCCCTGGAGACGCTCCTGGTGGTGGACCACAACCAGGCCCTGCTGGAGCGTCTGACCAGGGAGTACAAGGAGCACCGGGAGAGCGGCGCGGTGCGCGTGCTCGCCAACGCGGGCCCTCGCGGGCTGTCCGCGGGCCGCAACACGGGCATCGCCGCCTCCCACGGGGAGATCATCGCCTTCCTCGACGACGACGCCGTCGCCGAACGGGACTGGCTGCGGTACTTCGTCGAGGGGTACACCGACCCCCGGGTCATGGCCGTCGGCGGCCGTACGGTGCCCGCGTGGGCGTCCGGCCGCCGCCCGGCCTGGTTCCCGGAGGAGTTCGACTGGGTGGTGGGCTGCGCCTACAAGGGTCTGCCCGGCGGTGTCGCCGAGGTCCGCAACGTGCTCGGCGGCAACGCCTCGTTCCGCCGCACCGCCTTCGACGCGGCCGGGGGCTTCGCCACGGGCATCGGCCGCGACGGGGACAAGCGCCCGCTGGGCTGTGAGGAGACGGAGCTGTGCATCCGCCTCTCCCGGGCCAGACCGGACGCGGTCCTGCTGCTCGACGACCGGGCGGTGATCCACCACCGGGTGCCCGACGCGCGGATGCGCTTCGGGTACTTCCGCACGCGTACGTACGCCGAGGGCCTGTCGAAGGCGCTGGTGGCGCGGAGCGTCGGCGCCGGCAAGGGGCTGGAGTCGGAGCGCCGGTACACCACCCGGGTGCTGCCCGCCGGCGTGGCGCGCGGTCTGCGTGACGCGCTGCTCGGCCGCGCGGGGGGCGCGGGACGGGCGGGCGCGATCGTCGCGGGGGTGGCGGCGGCGGCCGGGGGGTACGTTGTCGGGAGCGTCCGGGCCCGCAGGGGCGATGTCACGTTCTCGGTCGGCGAGATTCCGGGCGGCGCGGCCGGCAAGGGGGGCGAGGGGGGCTCGTCATGA
- a CDS encoding polysaccharide deacetylase family protein: MTGTTGTAAAAVPILMYHAVSAAPNEATRDLSVSPEAFAEQMALIDDLGLTPVGTADLAASWRLGRPLPARPVLVTFDDGYAGVHRHALPVLARHGFAASLFVTTAWIKGPYDNGDALDTMLGWDQVRELSDHGVEIGGHSHTHPQLDMLDDDRLRFELRRCRQIVADELGTRPVSFAYPYGYSSRRVRVAVRETGFAQSLAVGNALARRAQGPYALRRVTVRRSTGIAEFEQLIEGRAIARTFARDRALTKGYAMVRRARQVRKAIRSRV, translated from the coding sequence ATGACGGGAACGACGGGGACGGCGGCGGCAGCCGTACCGATCCTGATGTACCACGCGGTGTCCGCCGCGCCGAACGAGGCCACCCGGGACCTGTCGGTGTCCCCGGAGGCGTTCGCGGAGCAGATGGCGCTCATCGACGACCTGGGCCTCACCCCGGTCGGCACGGCGGATCTGGCGGCGAGTTGGCGTCTGGGCCGCCCGCTCCCCGCCCGGCCCGTGCTGGTCACCTTCGACGACGGTTACGCGGGCGTGCACCGGCACGCCCTGCCCGTCCTCGCCCGGCACGGCTTCGCGGCCTCGCTGTTCGTCACCACGGCCTGGATCAAGGGCCCGTACGACAACGGCGACGCCCTCGACACCATGCTCGGCTGGGACCAGGTGCGCGAACTCTCCGACCACGGCGTGGAGATCGGCGGGCACAGCCACACCCATCCGCAGCTCGACATGCTGGACGACGACCGGCTCCGGTTCGAGCTGCGGCGCTGCCGGCAGATCGTCGCCGACGAACTGGGCACCCGGCCGGTCTCGTTCGCGTACCCGTACGGCTACTCCAGCCGCCGGGTGCGCGTCGCGGTGCGGGAGACGGGGTTCGCCCAGTCGCTCGCGGTCGGCAACGCGCTCGCCCGGCGCGCGCAGGGCCCGTACGCGCTGCGGCGGGTCACCGTACGGCGCTCGACCGGCATCGCGGAGTTCGAGCAGCTCATCGAGGGCCGTGCGATCGCCCGCACCTTCGCCCGGGACCGTGCCCTCACCAAGGGGTACGCCATGGTCCGAAGAGCACGACAGGTCCGGAAGGCCATCCGTTCCCGTGTCTGA